The following are encoded together in the Hemicordylus capensis ecotype Gifberg chromosome 4, rHemCap1.1.pri, whole genome shotgun sequence genome:
- the PCIF1 gene encoding mRNA (2'-O-methyladenosine-N(6)-)-methyltransferase isoform X2: MEKSQRRLMGDVPGNPPAQPAPNSCCTPGTPLLKMLGVSPEDKQQAALLRPTEVYWDLDIQTNAVIKQRAPSEVLSTHPEVELLRSQLMLKLRQHYRELCQQREGIDPPRESFNRWMLERKVVDKGADPLLPSNCEPVVSPSMFREIMNDIPIRLSRIKFREEAKRLLFKYAEAAKRLIESRSASPDSRKVVKWNVEDTFSWLRRDHSASKEDYMDRLEHLRKQCGPHVSAAAKDSVEGICSKIYHISLEYVKRIREKHLAILKEHNISAEVGAPEVQDRLVYCYPARLAIASPPLPSVEMHVENNGVCVRYKGEMVKVSRSYFSKLWLLYRYSCIDDSGFERFLPRVWCLLRRYQMMSGVGLYEGTGLQGALPVHVFEALHKHFGVSFECFASPLNCYFKQYCSAFLDTDGYFGSRGPCLDFFPISGSFEANPPFCEELMDAMVSHFEKLLETSSEPLSFIVFIPEWRDPPTPALTRMEQSRFKRHQLILPAFDHEYRSGSQHVCKKEEMYYKAVHNTAVLFLQNNSGFAKWEPTPERLQELVTAYKHSGRTFATAAAAASSSSSSSSSSSSSSSSSSSSTVPDKDRETVREQSTSREITPN, from the exons AGTGTACTGGGACCTGGACATCCAGACAAATGCGGTGATCAAGCAGAGGGCACCATCTGAGGTGCTGAGCACCCACCCTGAGGTGGAGCTTCTCCGGTCCCAGCTGATGCTGAAGCTGCGCCAGCATTATCGAGAGCTGTGCCAGCAACGGGAAG gGATTGATCCTCCACGAGAATCCTTCAACCGCTGGATGCTGGAGCGGAAGGTGGTGGACAAAGGGGCAGACCCtctgttgcctagcaactgcgAGCCAGTTGTCTCTCCTTCCATGTTCAGAGAAATCATGAATGACATTCCCATCAG ACTCTCCCGAATCAAGTTCCGGGAAGAAGCCAAGCGGCTGCTGTTCAAATACGCGGAGGCGGCAAAGAGGCTCATCGAATCCAG GAGTGCCTCTCCAGACAGCAGGAAGGTGGTGAAGTGGAATGTGGAGGACACCTTCAGCTGGCTGCGGCGGGACCACTCGGCCTCCAAGGAAGACTACATG GACCGCCTGGAGCACCTGCGCAAGCAGTGTGGTCcccatgtgtctgctgcagccaAGGACTCTGTGGAGGGCATTTGCAGCAAGATCTACCACATCTCGCTCGAGTACGTCAAGCGCATCCGTGAGAAGCACTTGGCCATCCTGAAGGAGCACAACATCTCTG CGGAGGTCGGCGCTCCAGAGGTCCAGGACCGGCTTGTCTACTGCTACCCAGCGAGGCTGGCCATCGCTTCCCCGCCGCTGCCCAGCGTGGAGATGCATGTGGAGAAcaacggggtgtgtgtgcgctACAAGGGCGAGATGGTGAAAGTCAGCCGCAGCTATTTCAGCAAGCTG TGGTTGCTCTATCGGTACAGCTGCATTGATGACTCTGGCTTTGAGCGGTTCTTGCCGAGGGTGTGGTGCCTTCTCCGCAGATACCAG ATGATGTCTGGTGTGGGGCTCTACGAAGGGACCGGCCTGCAGGGGGCGCTCCCGGTGCATGTCTTCGAAGCCCTCCACAAGCACTTTGGGGTGAGCTTTGAGTGCTTTGCCTCCCCTCTGAACTGCTACTTCAAGCAGTACTGCTCGGCCTTCCTGGACACAGACGGCTATTTTGGATCGAGGGG tCCCTGCCTGGATTTCTTCCCCATCAGTGGTTCGTTTGAGGCAAACCCTCCATTCTGTGAGGAGCTGATGGACGCCATGGTGTCCCACTTTGAG AAACTGCTGGAGACCTCCAGTGAGCCCCTCTCCTTCATCGTCTTCATCCCGGAGTGGCGGGATCCTCCCACGCCAGCACTGACTCGCATGGAGCAGAGCCGGTTCAAGCGGCACCAACTCATCCTGCCCGCCTTTGACCACGAGTACCGCAGTGGCTCCCAACATGTCTGCAAAAA AGAGGAGATGTACTACAAAGCCGTGCACAACACTGCTGTCCTCTTCCTGCAAAACAACTCTGGCTTTGCCAAGTGGGAGCCCACCCCAGAGCGGCTGCAGGAGCTCGTCACAGCCTATAAGCACTCGGGACGGACTtttgccactgccgccgccgccgcctcctcctcctcctcttcttcctcctcctcctcctcttcttcctcctcctcctcgtcatcTACTGTTCCAGACAAGGATCGAGAGACAGTTCGGGAGCAGAGTACCAGCCGGGAGATAACCCCTAACTAA